A segment of the bacterium genome:
GAGGTCAGCATATTCAAGGTTGCGACTGACCTTCCGCTCCATCACATCTATTTCTACCCTTAATTTTAATTGGCGTAATTTCTGAGCGATTTCTATGGCATAATCATTTACCCTGCCGCCAATAGGAATAATAAAAATTTGAGGTCTTCTGGCGTCTTTAGAGAGTTTATTTTCTTTTTCCAGGGCTAATTTTACCCGCTCTACGCCGTAGGCAAATCCAATTGATGGAATATCTTTTTGTCCGCCCAATGTTCCAATTAATTCGTCATACCTACCACCACCACATATTTGATTTTCCGCACCGAGTGCATCACAATATACCTCAAAAATCATCCCGGTGTAATATTGTAGCCCTCTGCCAAAACCCAGATCAATCGTTATTTTGTTCCAGTTTAAATCTTTGAAATACTCAAGATTCTTAATAATGTTTTTTAATTCCTCTAAAGGTTTTGGATTAAGTTCATATTCAGTCACTAATGTTTCTATTCGAGTAAAAATGTTTTCTGGTTTGCCTTTAATCTGCCTTAATTCTTGAATGAACTCTAATGCTTTATCTGTTTGTTTCTTCTGGCTTTTTATTTTTAATTCCTTAAGAATTTCATCAAATCCTTTACCTTTACTGAGTTCTTCCATTGCCTCGATAAGAAATGTTTTTATTTTCACATTTAGTTTTAACTTCTCCAATAATTCGGAGAGAAAGCCAATGTGTCCAATGACGAGACGGTAATTTTCAAGCCCAAGGAGTTGTAATCCCAGAGAAGCGATAGCGATAACCTCTGTATCTGAAATTGGAGTTTTACTT
Coding sequences within it:
- the hisS gene encoding histidine--tRNA ligase, with amino-acid sequence MAKESAVQRVRGTFDLCYEEYYQYEEIRNKIKAFFESFGYSCIEVPIVEYTDLHLKKSGQEIISKMYTFKDYGNRSVCLRPEITASVVRAFINNLQNNPLPVKLYYIGPAFRYDTPQLGRYRQFTHAGIELIGSKTPISDTEVIAIASLGLQLLGLENYRLVIGHIGFLSELLEKLKLNVKIKTFLIEAMEELSKGKGFDEILKELKIKSQKKQTDKALEFIQELRQIKGKPENIFTRIETLVTEYELNPKPLEELKNIIKNLEYFKDLNWNKITIDLGFGRGLQYYTGMIFEVYCDALGAENQICGGGRYDELIGTLGGQKDIPSIGFAYGVERVKLALEKENKLSKDARRPQIFIIPIGGRVNDYAIEIAQKLRQLKLRVEIDVMERKVSRNLEYADLSKIPFAVIVGEDEKANSTFKLRNMKTKQEQTILFDQISKVADLNITTFC